Proteins encoded by one window of Cyclobacteriaceae bacterium:
- the mraZ gene encoding division/cell wall cluster transcriptional repressor MraZ: protein MTFFTSEYESKLDAKGRLVLPARVKAQLPEGDSELVLRRGFERCLILYPMVEFKKVFSKISGLSEFNEEYRTLQRNFFSGTATVELDNNGRFLLPKNMLTYAQLEKDVMLVGMGNKVEIWNPTLYEKHLIADPSELSKLAQKYLDV, encoded by the coding sequence ATGACCTTTTTCACCAGTGAATATGAAAGTAAGCTCGATGCCAAAGGCAGATTGGTTCTGCCTGCGCGCGTAAAGGCTCAACTTCCCGAAGGGGACAGTGAGCTGGTATTGCGCAGGGGCTTTGAGCGCTGCCTCATACTCTACCCCATGGTGGAATTCAAGAAGGTGTTCTCCAAAATTTCCGGATTAAGCGAATTCAACGAGGAGTACCGTACACTTCAACGCAACTTTTTCAGTGGCACCGCCACGGTTGAGCTGGACAACAACGGTCGTTTTTTACTCCCGAAGAACATGCTCACCTATGCCCAACTCGAAAAGGATGTGATGCTGGTAGGCATGGGTAACAAAGTTGAGATCTGGAACCCTACGCTCTATGAGAAACACCTGATCGCAGACCCAAGTGAGTTGTCGAAACTGGCGCAAAAATACCTTGATGTGTAG
- a CDS encoding metallophosphatase domain-containing protein — MKIVCISDTHGRHRDVQLPFGDMIIHAGDVSAGGTESQVKDFLMWFSEQEFRYKIFIAGNHDFLFEHDLETAKGLIPENVIYLQESSITIEGHKIYGTPITPYFLNWAFNRHPGEDIEKHINKIPSDIDILISHGPPYGILDINVNGQHCGCPALLSKVEEIKPKLSVCGHIHENYGQIQNGKTTFVNASLLNEKYRHQNTPITIQL; from the coding sequence ATGAAAATTGTCTGTATTAGTGATACCCATGGCCGACACCGTGATGTTCAATTGCCTTTTGGTGACATGATCATTCATGCAGGAGATGTTTCCGCTGGGGGAACGGAATCCCAGGTAAAAGATTTTCTAATGTGGTTTAGCGAACAGGAATTCAGATACAAAATCTTCATTGCCGGAAACCATGACTTTCTATTTGAACATGACCTGGAAACGGCTAAAGGATTGATCCCGGAGAATGTCATTTACCTACAGGAATCTAGCATCACTATTGAAGGTCATAAGATATACGGAACTCCGATTACCCCATACTTTCTTAATTGGGCATTTAATCGCCATCCGGGTGAGGATATTGAAAAGCATATTAACAAAATTCCGTCAGACATAGACATCCTGATTTCTCATGGGCCACCTTATGGCATTCTGGATATCAACGTAAATGGTCAACATTGTGGATGTCCTGCACTATTATCCAAAGTTGAAGAGATAAAACCAAAACTATCAGTGTGCGGGCATATCCATGAAAATTATGGACAGATACAAAATGGGAAAACTACTTTTGTAAATGCCAGCTTGCTCAACGAAAAGTATCGACACCAAAATACACCCATTACTATCCAACTCTAG
- a CDS encoding type II CAAX endopeptidase family protein — MKKVVIFFILAYIISWVIWLPLYGHHLGLSQLPILPFHHALGGLGPLLAAFITSFFFHGWEGVVELGKKCVQTRPFSYLAIALFSPFTVILVASIISYFSGGQTMELSGMLINKEFPEFGFFTIFLYNLIFFGFGEEVGWRGFALPYFQTKFNALTSAIIISLFWALWHWPLFLYRAGYTSMEVADILGWTLSLLTGSILLTWLFNASKGSILICAVFHATVDIAFTADMSDERLMNFMGFIITLWGIITVIIFKPKTLAPRP, encoded by the coding sequence ATGAAGAAAGTAGTCATATTTTTTATCCTGGCTTACATCATTAGTTGGGTTATTTGGTTGCCTTTGTATGGTCATCATTTAGGATTATCACAATTACCCATTTTACCCTTTCACCATGCTCTTGGGGGATTGGGACCTCTTCTTGCTGCTTTTATTACTTCATTTTTCTTTCATGGCTGGGAAGGTGTCGTTGAACTGGGGAAAAAGTGCGTTCAAACTCGGCCATTCTCCTATCTGGCCATTGCACTGTTTAGTCCATTCACAGTGATTCTAGTAGCCAGTATAATAAGCTACTTTTCTGGCGGTCAGACTATGGAGCTATCCGGTATGCTTATTAATAAGGAGTTTCCGGAATTCGGATTTTTCACCATTTTCCTTTACAACCTCATTTTTTTTGGTTTCGGGGAAGAAGTCGGGTGGCGGGGATTTGCTCTTCCGTATTTTCAAACCAAATTCAATGCGCTGACCTCGGCTATAATTATTAGTCTATTTTGGGCTCTTTGGCACTGGCCCCTTTTCCTGTATCGGGCGGGTTACACTTCTATGGAGGTTGCAGACATCCTCGGCTGGACACTCAGTCTGCTTACGGGTAGTATTCTTTTAACCTGGTTGTTTAATGCATCGAAGGGAAGTATTTTGATTTGTGCAGTATTTCATGCAACAGTCGATATTGCCTTTACTGCTGATATGTCCGATGAAAGGCTGATGAATTTCATGGGGTTCATAATTACCTTATGGGGAATTATAACTGTCATTATTTTCAAACCGAAAACACTAGCTCCGAGACCATAA
- a CDS encoding serine hydrolase, producing MKNFLILPIVLIVISSYLKAQELSDQSYADSIIKANQIPGLSYAVFTSDSILSIGSTGVKKYGSPDQLSINHIMALGSCTKSVTGLIAAKLVDERLIKWDTDFYSLYPELKIKKPPFDKLTFLNLLSHRAEVPPLTGQNKEKMPDITLLTDTTMHSRIRLAKWILNQKKVPLVKTYNYSNGGYLLAALMMEKVTGLTWETLVHNYMAEEGIVTYFKFPNELDINNVWLHDERVYPVAPEANDEAGVRKPLAAGGLVFMPFIDAVKYVQLNMRGGNGDSQFLPKEKFRFVHCGLPEYALGWGCKQVNNTDVILHRGNIGGRSWCLFQFIPAENIGIVIMTNTGDAQTGVAINHMRDHFITKYINRTK from the coding sequence ATGAAGAATTTTCTCATTTTACCTATAGTCCTGATAGTCATCTCATCTTATTTAAAAGCGCAAGAACTTTCGGACCAAAGTTATGCTGACAGCATAATTAAAGCCAACCAGATTCCGGGTCTTAGCTACGCAGTGTTTACCAGTGATAGCATATTATCGATTGGTAGTACTGGTGTTAAGAAATATGGATCACCCGACCAACTTTCTATTAATCACATCATGGCGTTAGGATCATGTACAAAATCGGTAACGGGCTTGATTGCGGCAAAACTGGTTGATGAAAGACTCATTAAATGGGATACTGATTTTTACTCCTTATATCCTGAACTTAAAATAAAAAAGCCACCTTTTGATAAGCTTACCTTTTTAAATCTGTTGTCGCATCGTGCAGAGGTTCCACCGCTGACGGGACAGAACAAAGAAAAAATGCCCGATATAACTTTACTGACTGATACCACCATGCATAGCAGGATTCGTCTGGCTAAATGGATATTAAATCAGAAAAAAGTACCCTTGGTAAAAACGTATAACTACTCAAATGGTGGGTACCTGCTTGCGGCACTAATGATGGAGAAAGTAACTGGTTTAACTTGGGAAACACTTGTTCACAATTACATGGCTGAAGAAGGAATCGTTACATACTTTAAATTCCCCAATGAATTGGATATAAATAACGTCTGGCTTCATGATGAACGTGTTTATCCGGTAGCACCGGAAGCAAATGATGAAGCAGGAGTAAGAAAACCATTGGCTGCTGGAGGGCTTGTTTTTATGCCGTTTATTGATGCTGTTAAGTATGTTCAGTTAAATATGAGAGGGGGTAACGGTGATAGTCAATTTCTGCCCAAAGAAAAGTTCAGGTTTGTTCATTGTGGCTTACCAGAATATGCCTTGGGCTGGGGGTGTAAACAAGTGAATAATACCGATGTTATTTTACATAGGGGTAATATTGGAGGGCGTAGTTGGTGTTTATTTCAGTTTATACCCGCTGAAAATATTGGTATTGTAATTATGACCAATACCGGGGACGCTCAAACCGGAGTAGCAATTAATCATATGAGAGATCATTTCATCACTAAATATATAAATCGGACCAAGTGA
- the rsmH gene encoding 16S rRNA (cytosine(1402)-N(4))-methyltransferase RsmH, whose product MASDYHKPVMLHECIEALNIHPEGTYVDATFGGGGHSLAMLEHIKGGRLIAFDQDDDARREAEKIAHRSFTFCHANFRYLKKFLKLNGVTNVNGILADLGISSHQIDEPSRGFSTRYEGPLDMRMDKESSVTAAGVVNEYDEAALHKILGMYGEIKNARTVAKAIVQERIGKKITRTEDLKQLLSRFAPRGKENKYFAQVFQALRIEVNNEMQALEDFLHQAGEVMEPGGRLVVMSYHSLEDRMVKNFINKGKVYGEVEKDFYGNVLKPFEAVNRKPIEASADEVNENKRARSAKLRIATKL is encoded by the coding sequence ATGGCATCGGACTATCACAAGCCGGTCATGCTCCACGAATGTATCGAAGCGCTGAATATTCATCCCGAAGGAACGTACGTAGATGCGACTTTCGGTGGTGGTGGACATAGCCTGGCTATGTTGGAACACATAAAAGGCGGTCGGTTGATCGCTTTCGATCAGGATGACGATGCCAGGCGCGAGGCAGAAAAAATCGCGCACCGTTCTTTCACATTCTGTCACGCCAATTTCAGGTACCTGAAAAAGTTCCTGAAGTTGAATGGAGTAACCAACGTGAATGGCATACTGGCCGATCTTGGAATTTCTTCACATCAGATTGATGAGCCGTCACGCGGATTCTCTACCCGGTATGAGGGACCACTGGATATGCGGATGGACAAAGAAAGTTCGGTGACGGCAGCAGGTGTTGTAAATGAGTATGATGAAGCCGCGCTGCATAAAATTCTGGGCATGTATGGCGAAATCAAAAATGCCCGTACGGTTGCCAAGGCCATTGTTCAGGAACGTATAGGAAAAAAGATTACGCGTACCGAAGATTTAAAGCAGTTGTTAAGTCGGTTTGCTCCGCGTGGAAAGGAAAATAAATACTTCGCCCAGGTGTTTCAGGCGTTGCGCATTGAAGTGAATAACGAGATGCAGGCGCTGGAAGATTTTTTGCACCAGGCGGGCGAAGTGATGGAGCCGGGTGGACGATTGGTAGTGATGTCGTACCACTCACTGGAAGACAGAATGGTAAAAAATTTTATAAACAAGGGTAAAGTGTACGGTGAAGTGGAGAAAGATTTTTACGGAAACGTACTGAAGCCCTTTGAAGCTGTAAATCGAAAGCCGATTGAAGCTTCAGCAGATGAAGTAAACGAAAACAAAAGAGCACGTAGTGCAAAGTTGAGAATAGCAACAAAATTATAA
- a CDS encoding FtsL-like putative cell division protein: MADNKFRIEPKVKSSASNGSGVFSGLEKKLKLENYFEEGFPVKHLPKMIFVMVLGLLYISNTHYAEKTVRKINDVQAEVEDLRADYTTMKADLMFASKQSEVARKVSPYGLKETLRPPYKIVVKKSEY, from the coding sequence ATGGCTGATAATAAATTCAGAATCGAACCAAAAGTAAAAAGCTCTGCGAGTAATGGCAGTGGTGTGTTTTCCGGATTGGAGAAGAAGTTAAAACTGGAAAATTATTTTGAAGAGGGCTTTCCGGTTAAGCATTTGCCAAAAATGATTTTTGTGATGGTGTTGGGCTTGTTGTACATCAGCAACACACACTACGCAGAAAAGACCGTTAGAAAAATAAACGATGTGCAGGCTGAAGTGGAAGACCTGCGTGCCGACTACACCACCATGAAGGCTGATCTGATGTTTGCCAGCAAGCAATCGGAAGTGGCGCGTAAGGTGAGTCCGTATGGATTAAAGGAAACGCTTCGTCCGCCCTATAAAATTGTTGTGAAGAAAAGTGAATATTAA
- a CDS encoding DUF6443 domain-containing protein: MDCSGGGGCIIEPCEIEQFSFNCYDYYYNSYPFYVYGIGNPSISYSGSTTICQGSSLQLTTAAGYQYQWKKDGVNITGATQNIYSANQTGAYSVIVTINGCTRPSNTVNVTVNPLPTRPTISVSVNPLAPGGSILTASNGTTYQWYKNGNSLAGKTNETLSVTSAGTYTVTNTVNNCTNTSLPASITSGNDYNFQATTKVNIPGVTTESQLLALSIPSGDISQTITYLDDQGKQFQEVHRQASVGGTDIIKPNVYDDLYRPSKSFLPMIASQSNGMALSNVLSGSSGEDNYIGSPHYIFYNSGSQYYPNEPQPFAKTEYELTPLKRPKRVGSIGTSWQPGNADTEVIYTSNGTDIRLWTINAAGPQSLTTWPSNTLNVTRSISTVNTSPLKRIEQETISNREGLKLVERVKHDGTNWAETHYIYDSKNNLRYILTPQLIELLRIAGNFATTQTQIDDWAYQFIYDSDNRLIEAKPPGVSWKYLVYDRRDRVILSQNGNERGRNEWNYTKYDDLNRPVVSGIYKPGVAITRADIQITVNSLGSGLGYQNAESALNHSTVFPTTNVEELMLSYYDSYDNCPPCANSQLAFSAQSWVSIPLAGIFEKFNRLLDLPTAASIKILDSEQWLHSVTYYNKYHQPIQVVNINHRGDVDRESMLYDFSGDLIETVSSLDGQTIRRRFEHDPSGRLIQVRHRINDQPEVILLKTEYNELDQVIAKYLHSKDNGVSYHQKLDYRYSIKGWLTQLNYPLSTSEPVDYFGMQFAYDNVLPTGNSNRLDGMITGAVWKNNLSEQEHGYNFSYNDLGALTTAEYKTKESAWINSGLMTESNLNYDLNGNITSLNRFGNSGGTAQQIDQLIYNYGTGGNMLYKVTDNAPVAFKDLGFKDGANQNNDFSYDVDGNLIGDENKQISIEYNAINQPAIVTLSDGSEIRYKYDAIGTRLSQEVYDAGENLVNKIDYVGNYLYVNDELETIFHEEGRMVAPSFTNLISNTATREANTLEGYAANLSVSLTNTQANGETHVRVVSNQSSGRPGVWPIGETITVKANERYAFKVLGYRHTSHAANLYVWSNTGDLIWTGPVLPLGQANETWVTAEFTIPNGITQIKVGVLWSSPTNGATMYINRVAVYKLDWEYQYFLKDHLGSSRVVLQTEPHTYTYTATMETANFNKESEQFLNLNSSYEIAFGAANATAGGLNALKMNSTYRIGPSRSFKVMPGDIIDASVMAYYVSGTYTKSPVAAMASYVISALSGGASGVVDGINYSYTNSGTGSPFLLSPDQGSSKPSAFLNYILFDQNFEPISAESAPLGSNPSQLHAVLLPSINITRPGYLFIYLSYDNDTGPEVWFDELKITYKESPVIQISDYYAFGLTSFQWLREGENENKYLFQGKELNDSTGMYDFHARQYDASIGRWLGVDPKSQFASPYLFGFNNPYMTVDPDGKLAWFVPIIVGAVIGGTSQGIMAANNGGTFLGGFWRGALVGAAAGAAGIGATAWAAGTSFTAVGAGTASVGFGASLVGGITGGAVSGGLGALLNGGDVGTGIWQGALGGGIGSIVGMNAPGILTGAITGGASGGLAGGLTAELTGGSFKEGFVNGAIAGAITGGIYGGIAATESKYERNILFGNVTRNGKQNFLNDLASSSDAYNQGLNKVILAKRGDLAPDENGVTRPIINGVESDLNTYVLDGWGAGTKSNVYIKSNSLKGMASTFGHEMVHVRDYFTGYVKMHFINKYIELRSIPLAHIATKNHLEYRAYQSNIQFGYRVSQYQTELNRYLMYK; the protein is encoded by the coding sequence ATGGACTGTAGCGGTGGCGGAGGATGTATTATTGAGCCTTGTGAAATCGAGCAATTTTCTTTCAACTGCTATGATTATTATTATAACTCGTATCCGTTTTACGTATACGGTATAGGTAATCCTTCCATATCCTATAGTGGATCCACAACAATTTGTCAAGGCTCTAGTCTTCAGTTGACAACCGCTGCAGGGTATCAATATCAGTGGAAAAAAGATGGAGTAAATATTACGGGTGCGACTCAAAATATTTACAGTGCAAACCAAACAGGAGCCTATTCTGTGATTGTTACTATCAATGGATGTACTCGTCCGTCTAATACAGTGAATGTTACGGTAAACCCTTTGCCAACTAGGCCAACCATTTCGGTTAGTGTTAACCCGTTAGCCCCAGGAGGATCAATTTTGACAGCCTCTAATGGCACAACGTATCAATGGTACAAAAACGGAAATTCGTTGGCTGGCAAGACGAATGAAACGCTTAGCGTTACATCAGCCGGTACTTATACTGTTACAAATACTGTAAACAACTGTACAAACACCTCACTTCCAGCAAGTATTACATCTGGAAATGACTACAATTTTCAAGCTACAACTAAGGTCAATATTCCTGGTGTAACCACAGAAAGCCAATTACTTGCTTTAAGTATTCCATCAGGTGATATTTCTCAAACAATAACCTATCTTGACGATCAGGGTAAGCAATTTCAGGAAGTTCATCGACAAGCTTCAGTAGGCGGTACGGATATCATCAAACCAAATGTTTATGATGATCTTTACCGGCCATCGAAGTCCTTCCTTCCCATGATAGCATCTCAAAGTAATGGAATGGCTTTGTCGAATGTTTTAAGCGGAAGTTCTGGAGAGGATAATTACATAGGCAGCCCTCATTACATTTTTTATAATTCCGGGTCCCAATACTATCCGAATGAACCACAACCGTTTGCAAAAACTGAATATGAATTAACTCCCTTAAAGAGACCTAAACGAGTAGGTTCAATCGGCACAAGCTGGCAGCCTGGAAATGCAGATACGGAGGTAATCTATACATCTAATGGCACTGACATACGACTTTGGACTATTAATGCGGCTGGACCACAATCGCTGACAACGTGGCCATCAAATACTTTAAATGTTACGCGTAGTATTTCAACTGTCAACACTTCACCACTTAAGCGAATAGAACAAGAGACTATCTCAAACCGGGAAGGCTTAAAATTGGTTGAACGAGTGAAGCATGACGGAACAAACTGGGCTGAAACGCATTATATTTATGATAGTAAAAATAACCTACGGTACATTCTTACACCCCAACTCATTGAACTGTTAAGAATCGCTGGAAATTTCGCAACAACACAGACGCAAATTGACGATTGGGCATACCAATTTATTTATGATTCTGATAATCGTCTAATTGAAGCAAAACCCCCTGGGGTTTCGTGGAAGTATTTGGTTTATGACCGAAGGGACAGGGTGATTCTCAGTCAAAATGGAAATGAGAGGGGTAGGAATGAGTGGAACTATACCAAGTACGATGATCTTAACCGACCTGTGGTTAGTGGTATCTACAAGCCAGGCGTTGCAATCACCCGGGCTGACATCCAAATCACAGTAAACTCACTTGGTTCTGGTTTAGGTTATCAGAACGCTGAGTCTGCCTTAAATCATTCAACAGTATTTCCAACTACCAACGTTGAAGAATTGATGTTGAGTTATTATGACAGCTATGATAATTGCCCACCTTGTGCAAACTCTCAGCTAGCGTTTAGTGCTCAAAGTTGGGTAAGTATTCCACTGGCTGGGATATTTGAAAAATTCAATCGTCTACTTGACTTACCAACGGCTGCTAGTATAAAGATATTAGATAGTGAACAGTGGTTACACTCGGTAACGTACTACAATAAGTACCACCAACCAATCCAGGTTGTTAACATAAATCACCGTGGTGATGTAGACCGTGAATCAATGCTATATGATTTTTCAGGAGATTTAATTGAAACAGTGTCTTCATTAGATGGCCAAACCATTAGACGGAGATTTGAGCATGACCCGTCAGGAAGACTAATTCAAGTTCGTCATCGTATCAATGATCAACCCGAGGTAATTCTGCTGAAAACGGAGTATAATGAATTAGATCAGGTGATCGCAAAATATTTACATAGTAAAGATAACGGTGTATCCTATCATCAAAAACTTGATTATAGGTATAGTATCAAAGGTTGGCTCACGCAGTTGAATTACCCGTTGTCTACCAGCGAACCGGTTGATTACTTCGGAATGCAATTTGCGTATGATAATGTATTACCAACTGGAAATAGTAACCGACTTGATGGAATGATCACTGGTGCTGTTTGGAAGAATAATCTCTCCGAACAGGAGCATGGGTATAATTTCAGCTACAATGATCTTGGGGCATTAACAACAGCAGAGTATAAGACCAAAGAATCCGCCTGGATCAACTCCGGCTTAATGACAGAGTCAAATTTAAACTACGACCTTAATGGAAACATCACATCCTTAAATCGATTTGGAAATAGTGGTGGAACAGCCCAACAAATAGATCAGCTAATATACAACTATGGAACCGGTGGCAATATGCTCTATAAAGTAACAGATAATGCCCCAGTTGCATTTAAGGACTTAGGATTTAAGGATGGGGCCAATCAAAACAATGATTTCTCATATGACGTTGATGGAAACCTAATTGGAGATGAGAATAAGCAAATAAGCATTGAATATAATGCAATCAATCAACCAGCCATTGTCACGTTAAGCGATGGGTCCGAAATTCGATACAAGTATGATGCTATTGGAACACGGCTATCGCAAGAAGTATACGATGCCGGTGAAAACCTGGTTAATAAAATTGATTATGTAGGAAACTACCTATATGTCAATGACGAGCTAGAAACAATCTTTCATGAGGAGGGCCGTATGGTTGCTCCCTCATTTACAAATCTGATATCCAATACAGCAACCCGGGAGGCAAATACGTTGGAAGGTTATGCAGCTAATTTAAGTGTATCGCTGACCAATACCCAGGCTAATGGTGAGACTCACGTTAGAGTGGTAAGCAATCAATCAAGCGGAAGACCAGGTGTGTGGCCTATCGGTGAAACCATTACAGTGAAGGCTAATGAGCGGTATGCTTTCAAAGTTCTCGGTTACAGGCATACCTCACATGCAGCTAACTTATACGTGTGGAGTAACACCGGAGATTTAATCTGGACAGGACCAGTACTGCCATTAGGTCAAGCGAATGAGACTTGGGTTACTGCTGAGTTCACCATTCCAAATGGAATCACCCAAATCAAAGTTGGTGTGCTCTGGAGTAGTCCGACAAATGGTGCAACGATGTATATCAATCGCGTTGCAGTCTACAAACTTGATTGGGAATATCAGTACTTCTTGAAAGATCATCTCGGTAGCTCAAGGGTAGTTCTTCAGACTGAACCTCACACTTATACTTATACGGCAACTATGGAAACTGCGAATTTCAACAAGGAAAGCGAGCAGTTTTTAAATCTTAACAGCAGTTATGAGATTGCATTTGGCGCAGCAAATGCCACTGCAGGTGGTCTCAATGCACTAAAGATGAATTCCACGTACCGCATTGGCCCCTCCAGAAGCTTCAAGGTTATGCCGGGTGATATTATAGATGCCAGTGTAATGGCTTATTATGTAAGTGGCACTTATACTAAATCGCCTGTAGCCGCCATGGCTTCGTACGTCATAAGTGCACTGTCAGGTGGTGCAAGTGGGGTGGTGGATGGGATTAATTATTCCTATACAAATTCTGGCACTGGCTCTCCTTTCCTGTTGAGTCCAGATCAAGGTAGTTCAAAGCCTTCTGCATTTTTGAACTATATTTTATTCGATCAAAATTTTGAACCAATATCAGCTGAAAGTGCTCCTCTTGGCAGTAATCCTAGTCAGCTGCACGCAGTCTTGCTGCCGTCAATTAACATTACAAGACCTGGATATCTGTTTATATACTTAAGCTATGATAACGACACAGGTCCTGAAGTTTGGTTTGATGAACTGAAAATTACTTATAAAGAAAGTCCTGTCATACAAATCAGCGATTACTATGCATTTGGGTTGACCTCTTTCCAATGGTTAAGGGAGGGTGAGAATGAGAATAAGTACCTCTTTCAAGGCAAAGAGCTTAATGATAGTACGGGAATGTATGATTTCCATGCTAGGCAGTATGATGCTTCGATCGGGAGATGGCTTGGAGTGGATCCTAAGTCACAATTTGCTTCACCGTATTTATTTGGGTTCAATAACCCATACATGACTGTCGATCCTGATGGAAAATTGGCTTGGTTTGTTCCAATTATAGTAGGAGCTGTAATTGGAGGAACAAGTCAGGGGATTATGGCTGCTAACAATGGCGGAACTTTTTTAGGCGGATTTTGGCGAGGCGCCCTTGTTGGTGCAGCAGCTGGCGCTGCAGGAATAGGAGCTACTGCTTGGGCAGCAGGAACTTCATTTACTGCTGTGGGTGCTGGAACCGCATCTGTAGGCTTTGGAGCATCTTTGGTTGGAGGAATAACTGGCGGTGCAGTAAGTGGTGGGTTAGGAGCTTTATTGAATGGCGGTGATGTTGGTACGGGAATTTGGCAAGGAGCACTTGGTGGAGGAATAGGTAGCATCGTAGGAATGAATGCTCCTGGTATTTTAACTGGTGCCATTACTGGTGGCGCAAGCGGTGGGTTGGCTGGTGGTTTGACTGCAGAATTAACTGGCGGTAGTTTTAAAGAAGGTTTTGTTAATGGTGCAATAGCAGGTGCAATAACTGGTGGAATTTACGGTGGTATTGCTGCTACTGAATCAAAGTATGAAAGGAATATTTTATTCGGGAATGTTACTAGAAATGGAAAGCAAAACTTTTTAAATGATTTAGCTAGTTCTTCTGATGCATACAATCAGGGTCTTAACAAGGTCATTTTGGCTAAAAGAGGAGATCTTGCGCCAGATGAAAATGGAGTTACCAGACCAATAATTAATGGAGTAGAGTCTGATCTTAATACTTATGTACTTGATGGCTGGGGGGCTGGCACAAAATCGAATGTATATATTAAAAGTAATTCTCTAAAAGGGATGGCTTCTACTTTTGGTCATGAAATGGTTCATGTGAGAGATTATTTTACTGGTTACGTCAAGATGCATTTTATCAATAAGTACATTGAATTACGTAGCATTCCATTAGCACATATAGCGACCAAAAACCATTTGGAATATAGAGCTTATCAGTCTAATATTCAATTCGGATATCGGGTTAGTCAATATCAAACTGAATTGAACAGATACTTAATGTATAAATAA